ACCTGTAGGTCCAGGTATCTAAAGAGAAAATCTCTTCGGATCCCCATAGCTTTCGCCACCTCCAGCATGTCAGAGACGAAGAAGGCAGGGTCGCCTCACGAGCCTCCAACTCTCGGATCACCTCCTCAAATTTCGACAACGGCCCGAACTCAGCCTCCTCCGTATCATGTTCGCCATCATCTCCACCGCCGTCACCATTACCGCCGCTGCCGTCGCCGGCTCCATTCACACGATCGAGTTCCGCGTGGCGGCTCCATTTGTCATTCTTAGCAAAGCGCCTACAGGTGTTTTCGGTAGAAAATACTGGGAAAAGGGTCTCATGGGAGGACGAAGCGAATCTGGATTTGGGATTGGAATGCGAGTTGAAACCTCTGACTTCGATCGACAAGAGAGAGTTTCGGGGCGAGAGCGGCGGAGTCGATCGAGGGGGCGGCGGGGTTTGGGGGGAGGAAGGAGGGATCATAGGCTCTGAAAGTGGCGCAGGAGAAGGCCATTGTCGGG
Above is a genomic segment from Phoenix dactylifera cultivar Barhee BC4 chromosome 2, palm_55x_up_171113_PBpolish2nd_filt_p, whole genome shotgun sequence containing:
- the LOC113460985 gene encoding uncharacterized protein LOC113460985 isoform X2, whose product is MIPPSSPQTPPPPRSTPPLSPRNSLLSIEVRGFNSHSNPKSRFASSSHETLFPVFSTENTCRRFAKNDKWSRHAELDRVNGAGDGSGGNGDGGGDDGEHDTEEAEFGPLSKFEEVIRELEAREATLPSSSLTCWRWRKLWGSEEIFSLDTWTYRRRLGHWVL
- the LOC113460985 gene encoding uncharacterized protein LOC113460985 isoform X1, giving the protein MIPPSSPQTPPPPRSTPPLSPRNSLLSIEVRGFNSHSNPKSRFASSSHETLFPVFSTENTCRRFAKNDKWSRHAELDRVNGAGDGSGGNGDGGGDDGEHDTEEAEFGPLSKFEEVIRELEAREATLPSSSLTCWRWRKLWGSEEIFSLDTWTYRRRRLGHWVL